A genomic window from Polaribacter gangjinensis includes:
- a CDS encoding DUF58 domain-containing protein, giving the protein MELSQLQTSEIKNLDLLAKQVVEGFITGMHKSPFHGFSVEFSEHKLYNKGESTRHIDWKLFAKTEKLYTKKYEEETNLRCHIIIDNSASMHFPIVKSQKLDSLNKIGFSTVAAACLMEILKRQRDAFGLSIYSDTYEYYAPEKGSERHRKMLLHQLEQLLVSTSKTTTDTYKYLHEIAEKIHRRSLIFLFTDMFQTDHESEALFEALRHLKYNKHEVVLFHTYDAELELNFNFDNSPKKLVDVETGESIDLYAENIQSSYKILIENYFKALKNKCLQYKIDYVAVDIKSGFNTVLTNYLISRRKFL; this is encoded by the coding sequence ATGGAATTATCTCAACTTCAAACTTCAGAAATAAAAAACCTTGATTTGTTGGCAAAACAAGTTGTAGAAGGGTTCATTACAGGAATGCATAAAAGTCCGTTTCATGGATTTTCAGTGGAATTTTCTGAACACAAATTATACAACAAAGGCGAAAGCACGCGACATATTGATTGGAAATTATTCGCAAAAACCGAAAAATTATATACCAAAAAATATGAAGAAGAAACCAATTTGCGATGCCATATTATCATTGACAATTCAGCATCTATGCATTTTCCGATCGTAAAATCACAAAAATTGGATTCTTTAAATAAAATTGGATTTTCTACAGTTGCTGCAGCTTGCTTGATGGAAATTTTAAAACGTCAAAGAGATGCTTTTGGATTGAGTATTTATTCAGATACCTACGAATATTATGCTCCTGAAAAAGGCAGTGAGCGACACAGAAAAATGTTGTTGCATCAATTAGAGCAGTTATTGGTTTCAACCTCTAAAACAACTACAGATACTTATAAATATTTACATGAAATTGCAGAAAAAATACACAGAAGATCTTTGATATTTTTATTTACAGATATGTTTCAAACAGATCACGAAAGTGAAGCTTTGTTTGAAGCTTTGCGCCATTTAAAATACAACAAACATGAGGTAGTTTTATTCCACACGTATGATGCTGAATTAGAATTGAACTTCAATTTTGACAATTCGCCCAAAAAATTAGTAGATGTTGAGACAGGAGAATCTATAGATTTATATGCTGAAAATATTCAAAGTAGCTACAAAATATTGATTGAAAACTACTTTAAAGCATTGAAAAATAAATGCTTACAATACAAAATAGATTATGTTGCTGTTGATATTAAAAGTGGGTTTAACACAGTGCTCACAAACTATTTGATAAGTAGAAGAAAATTTTTATAA
- a CDS encoding DUF2911 domain-containing protein has protein sequence MKKSILFFALCAIFLGTSSDITAQKFVKIDASPMDAAAFPSNWREANKLVKVVYSRPQLKGRTIDKLAPNDKVWRTGANEATEITFYKNVVFGGKEVAAGTYTLFTIPTNEDWTVILSKQKNVWGSYFYDEKDDVVRVKGTVTTSEEPIEAFSIVFEGENNDATMYLGWGNKIVSVPVKG, from the coding sequence ATGAAAAAATCTATTTTATTCTTCGCATTGTGTGCGATTTTTTTAGGAACAAGCTCTGATATTACAGCGCAAAAATTTGTCAAAATTGATGCAAGTCCTATGGATGCTGCAGCTTTTCCATCAAATTGGAGAGAAGCAAACAAATTGGTAAAAGTAGTTTATAGTCGCCCTCAATTAAAAGGGAGGACTATAGACAAGTTAGCGCCAAATGATAAAGTTTGGAGAACAGGAGCTAATGAGGCTACAGAAATTACATTTTATAAAAATGTTGTTTTTGGAGGAAAAGAAGTTGCTGCAGGAACCTATACATTGTTTACAATTCCAACAAATGAAGATTGGACAGTAATTTTAAGCAAACAAAAAAATGTTTGGGGTTCTTATTTTTATGATGAAAAAGACGATGTTGTAAGAGTTAAAGGAACAGTTACGACTTCAGAAGAGCCAATTGAAGCTTTTTCAATTGTTTTTGAAGGAGAAAATAATGATGCAACCATGTATTTAGGTTGGGGAAATAAAATAGTTTCTGTGCCTGTAAAAGGATAA
- a CDS encoding FeoB-associated Cys-rich membrane protein → MQQILVYVLVGAAVLFLLRKYVFNSKKSKNCSSDCGCH, encoded by the coding sequence ATGCAACAAATTTTAGTTTATGTTTTAGTAGGTGCAGCCGTTTTATTTCTGTTGAGAAAATATGTATTCAATTCAAAGAAATCTAAAAATTGCTCAAGCGATTGTGGCTGTCATTAA
- the feoB gene encoding ferrous iron transport protein B yields the protein MANKHIKVALIGNPNTGKTLLFNQLTGLNQKVGNYPGVTVDKKEGLSKLSSTQTAIITDLPGTYSINPTSMDESIVLKTLLKKDIKESPDVILVVADIENLKRNLLLFSQIKDLEIPTVLAINMVDQMHKKGISIDVSVLKEELNTEVILISAKKNEGIKEVKEAIIRCHVAAKASPLCGINHKIDPDYFAKLKEISPNHTLYELWLMITQNNFPETITASEKAALLSFKQDISKLKKYQHKETIYRYQEINRILKKTYLVDKSKASDVRSKLDKIFTHKIFGYIIFFLILLVIFQSIFDWASVPMDFIDGLFAHFSELAKEALPVGVFTDLLTDGIIPGIGGVVIFIPQIAILFLFIAILEETGYMSRVVFLMDKIMRRFGMNGKSVIPLISGTACAIPAIMATRTIGNWKERLITILVVPFTTCSARLPVYAILIALIIPDTKIFGLLNLQGLVLLSLYALGFGTAILAGYILHKTLNINSKSFFVIEMPNYKIPSFKNVFFEVVEKTKAFVFGAGKIILALSIVLWFLASNGSSDFKNAEKNVTNMEVSKNLPSEELDKKIASYKLENSYIGMLGKSIEPVIKPLGYDWKIAIALITSFAAREVFVGTLATIYSVEANDDDVTTIKQKMASEMNPETGEKRFNFPVGMSLLIFYAFAMQCMATLAIVKKETKTWKWPLIQLVSMGLLAYVSSLIIYQILS from the coding sequence ATGGCAAATAAGCATATAAAAGTTGCCTTAATAGGAAATCCAAATACAGGTAAAACACTACTTTTTAATCAATTAACAGGTTTAAATCAAAAAGTGGGAAATTATCCTGGAGTAACTGTTGATAAAAAAGAAGGACTTAGCAAACTTTCATCAACGCAAACTGCCATTATTACTGATTTGCCAGGAACCTATAGCATCAATCCAACATCTATGGATGAAAGTATTGTGCTAAAAACCTTACTCAAAAAAGATATCAAAGAATCTCCAGATGTAATTTTGGTTGTGGCAGATATTGAAAATTTAAAGAGAAATTTGTTGCTTTTTTCGCAAATCAAAGACTTAGAAATTCCGACAGTTTTGGCAATCAATATGGTTGATCAAATGCACAAAAAAGGCATCAGTATTGATGTTTCTGTGTTGAAAGAAGAATTAAATACAGAAGTAATTCTAATCAGTGCCAAAAAAAATGAAGGAATTAAAGAGGTAAAAGAAGCCATAATTCGTTGTCATGTTGCTGCAAAAGCTTCGCCTTTGTGTGGCATCAATCATAAAATAGATCCTGATTATTTTGCCAAATTAAAAGAAATCAGCCCAAATCATACATTATACGAATTGTGGTTGATGATTACTCAAAATAATTTTCCCGAAACCATTACAGCTTCTGAAAAAGCGGCTTTATTATCTTTCAAACAAGACATTTCAAAACTCAAAAAATACCAACATAAAGAAACCATTTACCGCTATCAAGAAATCAACAGAATTCTGAAAAAAACGTATCTGGTTGATAAATCTAAAGCAAGTGATGTTCGTAGTAAATTGGATAAAATCTTTACACACAAAATCTTTGGGTACATCATTTTCTTCCTGATTTTACTGGTAATTTTTCAATCAATTTTCGATTGGGCTTCAGTGCCTATGGATTTCATTGACGGACTTTTTGCTCATTTTTCTGAGCTTGCCAAAGAAGCACTTCCTGTGGGAGTTTTTACAGATTTATTAACAGATGGCATCATTCCAGGGATTGGAGGAGTGGTTATTTTTATTCCACAAATTGCCATTTTATTTCTTTTCATTGCAATTTTAGAAGAAACAGGCTACATGAGTCGCGTTGTTTTTTTGATGGATAAAATCATGCGTCGTTTTGGAATGAATGGCAAAAGTGTTATTCCGTTAATTTCTGGGACGGCCTGTGCAATTCCTGCAATTATGGCAACAAGAACTATTGGAAATTGGAAAGAACGATTGATTACCATTTTAGTAGTTCCTTTTACAACATGTTCAGCAAGATTACCAGTTTATGCTATTTTAATTGCATTAATTATTCCAGATACTAAAATTTTTGGATTGCTAAACTTACAAGGTTTGGTATTACTTTCTTTATATGCTTTGGGTTTCGGAACAGCTATTTTGGCAGGGTATATTTTGCACAAAACATTGAATATCAATTCGAAATCATTTTTTGTAATAGAAATGCCGAATTATAAAATTCCGTCTTTTAAAAATGTGTTTTTTGAAGTTGTAGAGAAAACTAAAGCTTTCGTCTTTGGGGCAGGAAAAATCATTTTGGCATTGTCAATTGTTTTGTGGTTTTTAGCTTCAAATGGTTCATCTGATTTTAAAAATGCGGAAAAGAATGTCACAAATATGGAGGTTTCTAAAAACTTACCATCAGAAGAATTGGACAAAAAAATTGCCTCTTACAAACTCGAAAACTCTTACATTGGAATGTTAGGCAAATCAATAGAGCCTGTTATCAAACCTTTAGGTTATGATTGGAAAATAGCTATCGCTTTGATTACGTCATTTGCTGCACGTGAAGTTTTTGTAGGAACTTTGGCTACCATTTATAGCGTAGAAGCCAATGATGATGATGTTACAACCATCAAACAAAAGATGGCTTCTGAGATGAATCCTGAGACAGGAGAGAAGCGTTTCAATTTTCCAGTTGGAATGTCATTATTGATTTTTTATGCTTTTGCAATGCAATGTATGGCAACGTTAGCAATTGTTAAAAAAGAGACAAAAACATGGAAATGGCCTTTGATTCAGTTAGTTAGCATGGGTCTTTTAGCTTATGTATCATCGTTAATTATCTATCAAATTTTAAGTTAA
- a CDS encoding FeoA family protein, whose protein sequence is MSTIASLQIGEIGYISEETLDSIPLKLLEMGCLPGAEVQLIQIAPLNDPIYICVNGSHLAIRTETAAQIKILKSE, encoded by the coding sequence TTGAGCACAATAGCGTCTTTACAAATTGGTGAAATAGGGTATATTTCTGAAGAAACTTTGGATAGTATTCCTTTAAAATTATTAGAAATGGGTTGTTTGCCTGGTGCAGAAGTGCAATTGATTCAAATCGCGCCTTTAAATGATCCAATTTATATTTGTGTAAATGGCAGTCATTTAGCTATCAGAACAGAAACTGCTGCGCAAATAAAAATCCTAAAAAGCGAGTAA
- a CDS encoding SCO family protein, which translates to MELKFFKKSLPTLIFLAIFSAIAIPIFYHLLKVDEKLKVYSPADVNPSLVDFSVKHITKDHTIADFSLINQNGEIITQNNYKNKIYIADFFFTRCTNICIAMAYNMNQLQEYYKNDDDILFLSHSVTPEIDSVSVLKKYAIDKGVIDGKWNVTTGDKKHIYELARKSYFAVIDDGDGGEDDFIHTEQFVLIDKERRIRGFYDGTDLKDMDKLKQDMILLKKEYEN; encoded by the coding sequence ATGGAGCTCAAGTTTTTTAAAAAATCACTTCCAACACTTATTTTTTTAGCTATTTTTTCGGCAATTGCTATTCCAATTTTCTATCATTTACTAAAAGTTGATGAAAAATTGAAGGTTTACAGTCCTGCAGATGTCAATCCGAGTTTGGTTGATTTTTCTGTGAAACACATTACAAAAGATCATACAATCGCTGATTTTTCACTTATCAATCAAAATGGCGAAATCATCACTCAAAACAATTATAAAAACAAAATTTACATAGCAGATTTTTTCTTTACAAGATGTACAAACATCTGCATTGCAATGGCTTATAATATGAATCAATTGCAGGAATATTATAAAAATGACGATGATATTTTATTCTTATCCCACTCTGTAACTCCTGAAATTGACAGTGTTTCTGTTTTAAAAAAATATGCGATTGATAAAGGTGTGATTGATGGAAAATGGAATGTGACCACAGGTGATAAAAAACATATTTATGAACTTGCCAGAAAAAGTTATTTCGCCGTAATTGATGATGGAGATGGAGGAGAAGATGATTTTATCCATACAGAACAATTTGTTTTGATTGATAAAGAGCGCAGAATTCGTGGATTTTATGACGGAACAGACTTAAAAGATATGGACAAACTAAAGCAAGATATGATATTGCTAAAAAAGGAATATGAAAATTGA
- the rseP gene encoding RIP metalloprotease RseP: MEILIKASQFILSLSLLIVLHELGHFIPAKLFKTRVEKFYLFFDYKFSLFKKKVGETVYGIGWIPLGGYVKISGMIDESMDTEQMKQPAQPWEFRSKPAWQRLIIMLGGVFVNFVLGIFIYICLMWAYGEKYLPNENLKDGIWVQDSLATKLGLQTGDKIISVDGEKVKKFSDLSLEFINGNKYEIERNGEVISKEIPEDFISQLMDRGKDAGPFLFPRYPFAIAEISEDSPNKNADLKSKDIVTAINGNKITYFDEAQAELDKYKNEEITVTVKRGNETKEVSLKVTNQGKIGVALGALSFDDMQKLGYYDLATIEYSFAAAIPAGFEKSWKTLTDYVKQLKKIFNPNTGAYKGLGGFISIGSIFPEEWSAQTFWNITAFLSIMLGFMNLLPIPALDGGHVVFTLWEMITGKKPGDKFLEYAQVAGFIILIALLLFANGNDVIRLFK; this comes from the coding sequence ATGGAAATACTTATCAAAGCATCGCAATTTATTTTAAGCTTGTCTTTATTAATTGTACTGCACGAGTTGGGACATTTTATTCCCGCAAAATTGTTCAAAACCCGAGTTGAAAAATTCTATTTATTTTTTGATTACAAGTTTTCACTTTTCAAGAAAAAAGTAGGTGAAACTGTTTATGGAATTGGTTGGATTCCTTTAGGAGGCTATGTAAAAATCTCTGGAATGATTGATGAAAGCATGGATACTGAGCAAATGAAGCAACCTGCACAACCTTGGGAATTTCGTTCAAAACCAGCTTGGCAACGTCTAATTATTATGTTGGGTGGTGTTTTTGTAAACTTTGTGTTGGGTATTTTTATTTATATATGCCTGATGTGGGCGTATGGTGAAAAATATTTACCAAACGAAAATTTAAAAGATGGTATTTGGGTTCAAGATTCATTAGCCACAAAACTAGGATTGCAAACTGGTGATAAAATCATAAGTGTTGATGGTGAAAAAGTAAAAAAATTCTCTGATTTGTCACTTGAATTTATCAACGGAAATAAGTATGAAATTGAAAGAAATGGCGAAGTAATTTCAAAAGAAATTCCCGAAGATTTCATTTCTCAATTGATGGATCGTGGCAAAGATGCTGGTCCGTTTTTATTTCCAAGATATCCTTTTGCAATTGCAGAAATTTCTGAAGATTCTCCAAATAAAAATGCTGATTTAAAATCAAAAGACATTGTAACAGCCATTAATGGAAATAAAATCACTTATTTTGATGAAGCTCAAGCAGAGTTGGATAAATACAAAAATGAAGAAATTACAGTCACTGTAAAAAGAGGTAATGAAACTAAAGAGGTTTCACTAAAAGTAACTAATCAAGGAAAAATTGGAGTTGCTTTAGGAGCCTTATCTTTTGATGATATGCAAAAATTAGGCTACTATGATTTGGCAACCATCGAATATTCTTTTGCAGCAGCAATTCCTGCTGGTTTCGAAAAATCATGGAAAACTTTGACAGATTACGTAAAACAATTGAAAAAGATTTTCAATCCAAACACAGGAGCTTACAAAGGTTTGGGCGGTTTTATTTCAATTGGAAGTATTTTTCCTGAAGAATGGAGTGCACAAACTTTCTGGAATATTACTGCATTTTTATCAATCATGCTTGGTTTTATGAACTTATTACCAATTCCTGCATTAGATGGTGGTCACGTAGTTTTTACACTTTGGGAAATGATTACAGGGAAAAAACCTGGAGATAAATTCTTAGAATATGCGCAAGTTGCTGGTTTTATCATTTTGATAGCATTGCTACTTTTCGCAAATGGAAATGATGTTATAAGACTTTTTAAATAA
- a CDS encoding cupin-like domain-containing protein encodes MSLNLSQIDRVDTITKEEFLKKYFKPQKPVVIERFIEDWPAFSKWNLSYIKEVAGDKIVPLYDDRPVDHKDGFNEPHAKMKMADYIDLIEKEPTKFRIFLWNVLKEVPVLQKDFTYPDFGLKLLKGLPMLFFGGRDSYTFMHYDIDLANIFHFHFHGKKEIILFDQQQNDFLYKVPHSLITREDIDFSNPDFEKWPRLKQAKGYITNLEHGNVLYIPEGYWHYMKYITPGFSMSLRSIAQKPKNLAKAIYNIFVMRNFDNVMRKIQGQKWIEWKNEQAILRNP; translated from the coding sequence ATGAGTTTGAATTTATCTCAAATTGATAGGGTTGATACTATCACAAAAGAAGAATTCTTAAAAAAATATTTCAAGCCTCAAAAACCAGTTGTTATTGAGCGTTTTATTGAAGATTGGCCCGCTTTTTCAAAGTGGAATTTGAGTTATATCAAAGAAGTTGCTGGAGATAAAATTGTACCTCTGTATGATGATAGGCCTGTAGATCATAAAGACGGATTTAATGAACCTCATGCCAAAATGAAAATGGCTGATTATATTGATCTGATTGAAAAAGAACCTACCAAATTCCGAATTTTTTTGTGGAATGTTTTAAAAGAAGTTCCTGTTTTACAAAAAGATTTTACCTATCCAGATTTTGGATTAAAATTGTTGAAAGGTTTACCAATGCTATTTTTTGGTGGAAGAGATTCTTACACTTTTATGCATTATGACATTGATTTGGCAAATATTTTTCACTTTCATTTTCATGGAAAAAAAGAAATTATTTTGTTTGATCAACAACAAAACGATTTTTTATATAAAGTTCCTCATTCTTTAATTACTAGAGAGGATATTGATTTTTCCAATCCGGATTTTGAAAAATGGCCTAGATTAAAACAAGCCAAAGGATACATTACCAATTTAGAACATGGTAATGTTTTGTACATTCCTGAAGGTTATTGGCATTATATGAAATACATTACTCCAGGCTTTTCAATGAGTTTGCGTTCTATTGCTCAAAAGCCTAAAAATTTGGCAAAAGCAATCTATAATATTTTTGTCATGCGTAATTTTGATAACGTAATGAGAAAAATTCAAGGTCAAAAATGGATAGAATGGAAAAATGAGCAAGCGATTTTAAGAAATCCTTAA
- a CDS encoding TonB-dependent receptor plug domain-containing protein translates to MKVTIMFLGFSLLSLMQFQAQDENSKRDTLKEVIITSTRIELPFKKDSRTMIIINAATIKNSAATNVADLLQQVAGVDIRRRGTGGGQADLYIRGGGFDQTLLLIDGIKMDDAQTGHHTLNAALPIEVIERIEIIKGPAARVFGQNAFTGAINIVTKKSLEDTVSLNAETGSFGQINSSVTVGKEFSNRSIIAHAGILTSDGYRNNSDYNNANYFLKGTFNKKNQPIELLATFFDKKFGAENFYTTNPTFNEYEETQNSLVGVSTTFQTEKLKIKPRVYWRRGQDIFLLRRNNPAFYRNLHITNKVGFETNASYTSNIGITGFGIDISRVSISSNNLGKRDRMMANLFLEHRFQLLDAKLDITPGVAITYFSDFKFQAFPGIDVGYQVSENVKIYGNLGTTYRIPTYTDLYYADPVTIGNPNLQPEEAFSQEIGVKFNRGNFSGSVAFFNRDATNLIDYIRPNTNETVFSANNITEVNTQGFEFDANYNFKISDFYQTLAIGYSFLEDDILDQNKDLSRYSLNTLRHHFTTRFSSKFFKNVTQNIIYKHAERTTGQSYNVWDASVIFNVSKFDITFTANNIFNTNYIESGFVPMPGSNILLGLRFGM, encoded by the coding sequence ATGAAAGTTACAATTATGTTTTTAGGATTTTCTTTGCTGAGTTTGATGCAATTTCAAGCACAAGACGAAAACTCAAAAAGAGATACTTTAAAAGAAGTAATTATTACATCCACAAGAATTGAATTGCCTTTTAAAAAAGATTCTAGAACAATGATTATTATCAATGCAGCAACTATCAAAAATAGTGCAGCAACCAATGTCGCAGATTTGTTGCAACAAGTTGCTGGAGTGGATATTAGAAGACGTGGAACTGGAGGAGGACAAGCAGATTTATACATTAGAGGTGGAGGTTTTGACCAAACTTTGTTGTTGATTGATGGTATTAAAATGGACGATGCACAAACTGGACATCATACTTTAAATGCAGCTTTACCCATTGAAGTGATTGAGCGTATTGAAATTATCAAAGGTCCTGCAGCAAGGGTTTTTGGACAAAATGCATTCACTGGAGCCATCAATATTGTAACAAAAAAATCACTAGAAGATACAGTTTCTTTAAATGCTGAAACAGGTTCATTTGGTCAAATTAATAGTTCAGTAACTGTAGGAAAAGAATTTTCGAATAGATCAATTATAGCACATGCAGGAATTTTGACTTCTGATGGCTATCGAAATAATTCTGATTACAACAATGCCAATTATTTTTTAAAGGGAACTTTTAATAAAAAAAATCAACCTATTGAATTGTTAGCGACATTTTTTGATAAAAAGTTTGGAGCTGAAAATTTTTACACAACCAATCCAACTTTCAATGAATATGAGGAAACTCAAAATAGTTTAGTAGGTGTTTCAACCACATTTCAAACAGAAAAATTGAAAATAAAACCCAGAGTTTATTGGAGACGTGGTCAAGATATTTTTTTATTGCGAAGAAACAATCCTGCTTTTTACAGAAATTTACATATTACCAATAAAGTGGGTTTTGAAACCAATGCTTCATACACTTCTAATATAGGAATTACAGGTTTTGGAATTGATATTTCACGCGTTTCTATCAGTAGTAATAATTTAGGAAAACGTGATAGAATGATGGCAAATCTATTTTTAGAACATCGTTTTCAATTGTTGGATGCTAAATTAGACATTACACCAGGAGTTGCTATTACCTATTTTTCGGATTTCAAATTTCAGGCATTTCCAGGAATTGATGTTGGATATCAAGTTTCAGAAAATGTAAAAATTTATGGAAATTTAGGAACAACCTACAGAATTCCAACCTATACAGATTTATATTATGCTGATCCTGTGACTATTGGAAATCCGAATTTGCAACCAGAAGAAGCATTTTCTCAAGAAATAGGCGTAAAGTTCAATCGTGGAAATTTCTCAGGAAGTGTGGCTTTTTTCAATAGAGATGCTACCAATTTGATAGATTATATCAGACCAAATACCAATGAAACTGTTTTTTCTGCCAATAATATTACAGAAGTGAATACCCAAGGTTTTGAATTTGATGCCAATTATAATTTTAAAATATCTGATTTTTATCAAACATTAGCTATTGGATATTCGTTTTTAGAAGATGATATTTTAGATCAAAACAAAGACTTATCACGCTATTCTTTAAACACTTTAAGACATCATTTTACAACGCGTTTTTCAAGTAAATTTTTCAAAAATGTTACTCAAAATATTATTTATAAACACGCAGAAAGAACAACTGGGCAAAGTTATAATGTGTGGGACGCATCAGTAATTTTTAATGTATCAAAATTTGATATCACTTTTACAGCCAATAATATTTTCAATACAAATTATATCGAATCTGGATTTGTGCCTATGCCAGGAAGTAATATTTTGTTGGGATTAAGATTTGGAATGTAA
- a CDS encoding PLP-dependent aminotransferase family protein has translation MNDSPDFNFFKQLIGIEKNASNPIYIQVSQQIINAIQRNYFSKGTMLPGTRLLSKLLQVHRNTAVAIYNELASQGWVEIIPNKGTFVLETPRKSIKMKGSSEKINEVYAYANTTGFPFQKSFHLASTVQISHAKFIINDGKPDLRLHPVNEFNRWYSAAMKRKTLSKKWNKKNDLSYSLFQSELCNYLNATRDFRILPENILNTRSTEMSLYIVSQLLIKKNELVLVGNLSNYAANMIFQEAGATIKTIPVDADGLDISYIKQNFANQQIRCVYVCANRDYPTTVKLSAERRLELLQLAKEIGFAIIEDDYDYEFQFEGNAILPLASSDSNGMVIYLGKLGQSLFPSFQTGFVVAPENLISEAKNYLQLLDSQGDLIQEQMLSELIHEGEIVRLMKKNGIVYKKRQEAFCKQLEIHFKNILSWEKPAGGLAIWLQFQTKISLLQLAEEAEKQDLFIPKTILYQDKKNCAIRFGFGHLNEEEIEIVVKKLKDAYELVLKKHLFD, from the coding sequence ATGAATGATAGTCCGGATTTTAATTTTTTCAAACAATTGATTGGTATTGAAAAAAATGCATCAAATCCGATTTATATTCAAGTTTCTCAGCAAATCATCAATGCCATTCAGCGCAATTATTTTTCAAAAGGCACCATGCTTCCTGGAACTCGCTTATTATCAAAATTGTTACAGGTTCATAGAAATACAGCAGTTGCTATTTACAATGAATTGGCCTCACAAGGTTGGGTTGAAATTATTCCGAATAAAGGCACATTTGTATTAGAAACGCCCAGAAAAAGCATAAAAATGAAGGGAAGTTCAGAGAAAATAAATGAGGTTTATGCGTATGCGAATACTACCGGATTTCCGTTTCAAAAATCATTTCATTTAGCTTCTACAGTACAAATATCTCATGCAAAATTCATCATAAATGATGGAAAACCAGACTTACGTTTGCATCCTGTGAATGAATTTAACAGATGGTACAGTGCTGCTATGAAACGAAAAACCTTGTCCAAAAAATGGAATAAAAAAAATGATCTTTCGTATTCATTATTTCAATCTGAATTGTGTAATTATTTAAATGCGACTAGAGATTTTCGAATTTTACCAGAAAATATTTTGAATACACGAAGCACAGAAATGAGCTTATATATTGTTTCTCAGTTATTAATAAAAAAAAATGAGTTGGTTTTGGTAGGAAATTTGAGCAATTATGCTGCCAATATGATTTTTCAAGAAGCAGGTGCTACTATCAAAACTATTCCTGTAGATGCTGATGGATTGGATATTTCATACATCAAACAAAACTTTGCAAATCAACAAATTAGATGCGTTTATGTTTGTGCAAACAGAGATTATCCAACAACCGTAAAATTGAGTGCTGAACGTAGATTGGAGTTATTGCAACTTGCAAAAGAAATCGGATTTGCAATTATTGAGGACGATTACGATTATGAGTTTCAGTTTGAAGGCAATGCAATTTTACCATTGGCAAGTTCAGATTCCAATGGAATGGTTATTTATTTAGGAAAATTAGGGCAATCGTTATTTCCTAGTTTTCAAACAGGATTTGTAGTTGCTCCTGAAAATTTAATTTCTGAAGCTAAAAATTATTTGCAATTATTAGACAGTCAAGGAGATTTGATTCAAGAGCAAATGTTGTCAGAATTGATTCACGAAGGTGAAATTGTTCGTTTAATGAAAAAAAATGGAATCGTTTACAAGAAAAGACAAGAAGCTTTTTGTAAGCAGTTAGAAATTCATTTTAAAAACATCCTTTCTTGGGAAAAACCTGCAGGTGGTTTGGCTATTTGGTTGCAATTTCAAACAAAAATATCATTATTACAACTTGCTGAAGAAGCTGAAAAACAAGATCTTTTCATTCCAAAAACAATTTTGTATCAAGATAAAAAAAACTGTGCAATTCGATTTGGATTTGGACATTTAAACGAAGAAGAAATTGAAATTGTTGTAAAAAAACTAAAAGATGCTTATGAGTTGGTTTTAAAAAAGCACCTTTTTGATTGA
- a CDS encoding LexA family protein, which translates to MITSKNLIFFTPKPSTSEGAFLLDTGISAGFPIPADDFEATKVSLDEELIKNKNATFFAKVKGQSMIGAGLNDNDLLVIDRSLQPENNKIAVCFIDGDFTVKRLKVDANGIWLQPENPDYPIIKITEENDFMIWGIVTNVIKKL; encoded by the coding sequence ATGATTACCTCAAAAAATCTTATTTTTTTTACACCAAAACCTTCTACTTCTGAAGGCGCATTTTTATTAGACACTGGAATTTCAGCGGGTTTTCCAATTCCAGCTGATGATTTTGAAGCCACCAAAGTTTCTTTAGATGAAGAACTCATCAAAAATAAAAATGCTACTTTTTTTGCCAAAGTAAAAGGTCAATCAATGATTGGTGCAGGTTTGAATGACAATGATTTGTTGGTAATTGACCGAAGTTTACAACCTGAAAACAACAAAATTGCAGTCTGTTTTATTGATGGCGATTTTACAGTAAAAAGACTCAAAGTTGATGCAAATGGCATTTGGTTGCAACCTGAAAATCCAGATTATCCTATCATAAAAATCACAGAAGAAAACGATTTTATGATTTGGGGAATTGTAACCAATGTGATTAAAAAATTATAG